Genomic segment of Panicum virgatum strain AP13 chromosome 2K, P.virgatum_v5, whole genome shotgun sequence:
ATATCTTATTCGTATGACAATTTGTGTGTATTAACCCTTCCGTTTCGTGGCAACTTATTCAATAACGAGTACTTTGCGCGCGCCCTTGCACGCCCAGCGCTAGCGAAATAAAATTTATCCCAATAGCGAAGTAATTGTGCTGTTAAGTTCGGAGCATAAAGTTTCCATTTCTTATTGGAAGATGGATACATATGGGTATATGACGTTAATTCCTAAAAGACAAGATTAAGTGTATTGAGTTTGCTTGTTTGCACGGGAAGTAGTCCTCCGGTTCTGTTTCCTGCGCCAAAAAAATTAATCTATTAAAGCAACCAAAGTTTGCAACTTCACACGATATTATAACATTTATTTATAGGATACTACAATCGCTGAAGAGGGAATATTTATATAGATTCATAACCTGAACCAGCATTGAGATGCCTTTTTGATTGGCTTTAAGTTCACTCTAGTTCTTGATcgccaaaaaataaaaagagttcATTCTTGTTCTACATTATTACTATATGATGGGATCTTTTTAGAACTTTTAAGTATTTAAATAGATAATAATATAACTCCACAGTATAAGTATTGCTTAAATTTGAGTAAAACTAATCCTAGACATTGTATGTTCAGATTAGAAGATATGATAAATGAATTGACACACAGCAGGATGAACTATATAGAAatttcataaaataaaaaacaatcAGAAACATATAATACTCTAATATGCAACGTAGTCAAGTGAACGCTAGGAGCAAAAGGACCTTACCATGATGGAGATGTTGTAGCTGGAATCAAATTATTTTtcccctcagcttcagtggcaAGTTAATCAGCCTTTTTTCATTTGCATAAATGCATCTACATAGTTGAAATGTAATCTTAAGATCATAATGAGTAACAAATAAGGTTTGGCGTACTAATAAAATAAGCACATGTGATACAATTAGGCAACAACCAACTCATTAGTTGACCCACCAAGAGCCATGACAATAACCATTGCATTCCGCAATGACTTATTGGTGATAATGTCCCTAGGCTTGAAGTCTATCTTTAGCAATTCTAAAATATACTTCCCAGAAAGGTGGCATTCATCAAGTTTTAGTGGGTCTTCAGCAGGAGTTGAAGAACTTTGGCACATAAAGCACAAAGGAATATTGATTAAGAATAGTTAATCTATGTAAATGACGCAGACTGAtgtaataaaatatttttcattgcttcacaacaaacacatgaattGCGGAGCACATTCTTTCTTTGCTCATCACCAGTGGCGGATCTACAGGGGGGCTAGAGGGGCTCGAGCCCCCCTACTGCTTGGGAGCCCATGGATCCCCCCCTCAGCCCCCCCCTCTAATTTTTAGACTCCATGGATGAACAATGGGGGGGCTGGAGAGCTTGCTGGAGGTAGAAGACGATGTGCTCGCGACGTTGGGCCAACTGGCAAGTGAACAGCCCAGCACAACACCAAATTTTTGGAACGGCCCAAAAGGCCACCCGCAAGCCCACTCACAAGGCCACACGCAGGAACGGCCCAAAAGCCCACTCACAAGGCCACACTCCAGTAGTTCCCCAATCGCAGTGCGGCCAGTgccatccaaaattccaaatccCTAGCAGGAACCGAGGCACGCAGCAGCTCCCAGCTCGGTCGGGTTGCTCTGCtcgcgtccggcggcggcggcgcccggcggtgGACGAGCGGACGGCTCACGGCGGCGGTCGCTGGTGGGAGAGCTACGGCCGGGGGCAACaccgcggcagccggcagggtCTCGCTCTGCGCTCCGCACAGCGCGCACGGCGCATCTGCGCTGCGccctgcccgcgccgccgcccggacccGCGGCTGCGGTCCGCCGGTCGCGGTCCACGGAGACGGAGTACGTGAGGAAGCGGCGTGCCGGCGTGGCAGCGAGGCCGCGCGTGCTGCGGGCGGCCGGGCGCGCCGGagtccgccccgcgccgccgcgagcccgcgACGCCAGCCGCTCAGAGCCCTGGACCCGCGTTCCGCGGTCCTGATCcacggaggaggcggcgaggccgccgcgcgggcGACGGGCCGGCGTGGCCGCGGGCAGCCGAGCGCGACGAAGTCCGCTCAGGTGCACGGCCGGAGAACGCCAGCAGCTCAGAACGGTATGGATTATTGAACTGGTTAAATTTCTGATCCCAATTTCATATATCTTGTAATTTGTCAATAATTTGTAGAATTGTAGTCTTGTCAATAATTTGTAGTCTCATAGAGTTGCAATATGTTGAAGAGAACATTGATACTTCCGGTGGCAACTGCTTCATCAATGTTTATTAATATTTTGTAGAATTGCAAGATGTCGAAGAGAACATTGTTCACCTATTATTCAAGCAGTAGCAGTACTCCTACTCCTCCAGAAACTAATGCAAGGCCCCCAAAAAACCGCAGAGTAGAATTTTGTGCATCAGATATCATTAGTGACCCTGGATTGCGCAAGCCAATTGATGAGTATTCGTTTGAGATTAGAGATCAAGATAAGAGGGCATATGCTTTGAGGGGTCCAACTCAACAACCAGTTGGCTTTACATTTCCTCGCTCATGGAAAAGTGGTGAATGGAGATCTTTTCAGCAGCATTGGTTTGGGACTTATGATTGGCTGGAGTATAGTGAGTCAAAGGATGCAGCATTTTGTTTTTATTGTTATCTTTTCTTTGAGCCAGGAAAGCCCGATAAATGGGGGAGCAGTGTCTTTGCAAAGGTCGGTATAGACAAATGGAAGAAGGCTTTGGAAAAATTTGATAAACATGGTGCTTCACATTCTCATTGTAATGCAAGGCTGAAGTGCGATGATTTTATGAATCAAAGAACAAGTGTCACTCGGAAATTTGAAAAGCAAAGTAAGGAGGAAGATAATCGATACAAAACTCGCTTGTCATCTTCTTTAGATGTTGCAAGGTTCCTCATACAGCAAGGTGATGCTTTCCGTGGACACGATGAGTCCTCTACTTCGCTCAACAAGGGAACATTCAGAGAGATGATTGACTGGTACAAAGACAAGGTCGAAGTGGTTAAGGATGCATATTATAAAGGCTCTAAAAATTGCCAGATGTTGTCTCCTTTTATTCAGAAGGATCTTACAAAAGCTTGTGCAGAAGAAGTCACATCAGTGATTATGGATGAGATTCATGGCAGGCGATTCTCGGTGCTTATTGATGAGTCTCGAGATGTATCTATAAAGGAGCAAATGGCTATGGTTCTGAGGTTTGTAATCTACTAGAGACTCTGCATTGTTTCCTTTCCATTGTATAATTTTATATTCATGCTAAGTTGCTAACATATAACTTGATGTGTAGGTTTGTGAATGATGAAGGAAAGGTGCTAGAGAGATTTCTTGGACTTAAACATATTGATAAATGTACATCTATTGCATTGAAAGAAGCTTTGGTCGGTATGATTTCTAGCCACAAGTTAAGCATGAATATGATTCGTGGACAGGGTTATGATGGAGCTTCCAATATGAGAGGTGAATTTAATGGCGTGCAGAAATTGGTTCGTGATCAAAATCCTTATGCCTTCTATGTGCATTGTTTTGCCCATCAATTGCAATTAGTGGTTGTCGCCGTTTCAACTTCTACTCCAGCTATTGCAGATTTTTTTAACTATGTCCCTTTGATAATCAATACTGTGGGTGCATCTTGTATGAGAAAGGATATCTTGCTTGCAAAACACCATGATAGTTTGTTAGAAAAATTAGAGAATTGTGAGATTGCCACTGGAAGAGGTTTAAACCAAGAAAGTAGCCTTGCTAGGCCTGGAGATACTAGATGGGGCTCCCATCTTAAAACATTGCTTCGTATTTTGGTTATGTGGGAAGCTATATTGGAGGTGCTTGAGATTGTGAAAAAAGATTCCATTAAACCTACATGTACTGGTGGTGCTTTTGGTCTGATTAGTAAAATGGAAAGCTTTGATTTTGTGTTCATCATGCATTTGATGATTGAAATATTGAGCACCACAGATACTTTGTCACGTGCTTTGCAAAGAAAGGATCAAGATATTGTCGAGGCAATGCATTCTATCATGAGTGTGAAAGAGACCTTGCAGGATATGAGGGACAATGGATGGGAGCCGTTATTCAGAAGAGTGAAGTCATTCTGTGATAAAAATGAGATTGAAGTGCCAGATATGGATAAGGAGGTAAATGCTAGAGGGACATCTGTACGTAGAAGGCAAAAGGTAACAAACATGCATTTCTACCATGTTGAGATTTTTCTTGCTGCCATTGATGCCATTTTGACTGAGATGAATCATCGATTTAGTGAAGCTAGTTCAGAGTTGTTAGTATGCATGGCTTCACTTAATCCAAGGAACTCCTTCTCTAATTTTGATGTGGATAAGCTTGTGAAACTTGCTGAAATATATGCTGAAGATTTTGATGTCGGACATCTTGCGGTGTTGCCAAGTCAACTTAAAGCATTCCACCAACGTGCTAAAAGAAATAGAGAGTTTCTTGGGTGCACAGAACTTTCAAAGGTTGCTGAAATTATGGTCAAGACAACCATGAATACCTCTTACCCATTAGTTTATCGGCTCGTTGAGCTCACATTGATACTTCCAGTGGCAACAGCTTCGGTTGAGAGGGTTTTTTCAGCTATGTCTCTTTTAAAGACGGATTTGCGCAGAAAAATAGGAGATGAATGGCTCAATGATTTGATGATATGCTATGttgagaaggagatatttaGAAGCATTAGTAGTGACAAAATCATACATCGGTTTGAAGATATGAAAAAACGTCGTAGGCTTGTGCCTAAAGACAATTTAGTGGTATGcttaaatctatttgaatttcaTAATTTCTTGACATTATTATTTGCCCATTCACTTATTTATTTTGTCTTGTGTAGATTGCTCCTCATGGGGAAGATTGAAGAAGAATAACGGGTGTCATTGTCAGCACGCCTCCGCCTCATTATGTTTTGGTTTCATGTTTTTTAATGGGCAAAACTGCATATTCGTCTTTTGCTACTTCTCGTAATGTACTTATCTATGTTTTCATGAACATGTCGTTCTAGTATTGGTCTAGATTGTATGCTGGCAGTTGGCTTCAGCCCCCCCCCTATCATTTTGTCCTGGTTTCGCCCCTGCTCATCACTAATTGATCCACTGACATATTGTCCGTAGCAAAGCATAAAAACTAAATCAAAAGGTAGATTAAGTACATATATATAAGAACTTAAATCGCTAAATAGGTAAAAGGTAGTAAATATACCTGGAAAGCAAATACTATGTCATAAGAATTGCCCTGAAAGTGACCGGGCTACAttgaaaataaattttgttagaaaaTTACCAATATACGAACAATTTaaagaaataaatatatttaataGATTATTGTGTCACTGGTTAAGGATCCAAAATACAGATGGTGCCAGCCACATTAACCTAAATTTTTAGTACAAATAGTTCTACATGCAACTATCAGCCATTAAGCTATAATGGTGCCTATCATGATTCTAAGTTCCGGACAGTGGTTCAGTCCATGAAAATTATCATTCAGTCATTGAAATAGTCAAACCAATAGAACAATTTAGGGGAAAAGGTTGAGAACTAATCGACCCCTTCTCCAAAGCTTCAAAGTTTATCCTGTTCTCTCATTTAAGTGTTAAAAATCGGAGCTTTCAGAATCAACTCTGGAAGACAACATCACAAGCACATTGCAAAAACTGCCAGCAAAAATATGCAAGAGTATGTAGCTAGGAGAGCATTTATATCAGCATCAGCTATAGAAGAATGAAGCACAAGCAGCATTTACAGTGGCAAGCTATATCTGTTTCATAGTACCAAAGAAGTCATTAACTGAACATAATGTGATATGTTTATGTGAAGTAGAATCAATCACACACAGGACTCCAACCCTTGAGAGTAAATAGCAAGCTAATCTCTAAACTAACAGGTCTTCTTAACATAAGTCATACAATACA
This window contains:
- the LOC120692221 gene encoding zinc finger MYM-type protein 1-like; translation: MSKRTLFTYYSSSSSTPTPPETNARPPKNRRVEFCASDIISDPGLRKPIDEYSFEIRDQDKRAYALRGPTQQPVGFTFPRSWKSGEWRSFQQHWFGTYDWLEYSESKDAAFCFYCYLFFEPGKPDKWGSSVFAKVGIDKWKKALEKFDKHGASHSHCNARLKCDDFMNQRTSVTRKFEKQSKEEDNRYKTRLSSSLDVARFLIQQGDAFRGHDESSTSLNKGTFREMIDWYKDKVEVVKDAYYKGSKNCQMLSPFIQKDLTKACAEEVTSVIMDEIHGRRFSVLIDESRDVSIKEQMAMVLRFVNDEGKVLERFLGLKHIDKCTSIALKEALVGMISSHKLSMNMIRGQGYDGASNMRGEFNGVQKLVRDQNPYAFYVHCFAHQLQLVVVAVSTSTPAIADFFNYVPLIINTVGASCMRKDILLAKHHDSLLEKLENCEIATGRGLNQESSLARPGDTRWGSHLKTLLRILVMWEAILEVLEIVKKDSIKPTCTGGAFGLISKMESFDFVFIMHLMIEILSTTDTLSRALQRKDQDIVEAMHSIMSVKETLQDMRDNGWEPLFRRVKSFCDKNEIEVPDMDKEVNARGTSVRRRQKVTNMHFYHVEIFLAAIDAILTEMNHRFSEASSELLVCMASLNPRNSFSNFDVDKLVKLAEIYAEDFDVGHLAVLPSQLKAFHQRAKRNREFLGCTELSKVAEIMVKTTMNTSYPLVYRLVELTLILPVATASVERVFSAMSLLKTDLRRKIGDEWLNDLMICYVEKEIFRSISSDKIIHRFEDMKKRRRLVPKDNLVIAPHGED